Proteins encoded in a region of the Campylobacter showae CSUNSWCD genome:
- a CDS encoding c-type heme family protein, whose product MKSKFKFIVLLLVVLYGAITVLVFNFYRDLALKDAKQEAVYVLDAMNGIRDYISTVQRPLIDELKDHGVIDKDLFDPRLMSSSYIARQIYKIQLTKKNINYDYRLTATNPLNPEHEGTEFENEILEGFKEGKYEVYSDVIKDQNASYFFVGLPIKNSHPSCVECHNINSAPKKMLEQYGNLNNFEGKVGDTIAMVSFKIPVKSILLYHKQEFIVSGVAITAIFAAFLFFVYKIHKSNEKTKLQNELLMINQSRLASIGEMIGNISHQWRQPLAQISSTLVNLELYSERGKLSEQRLKEAIEEANEQVKFMSDTIEDFKNFFNPNMPKSEFDAKQAIEQACKILNATLKKHVIDVKVEIKENFTLYGNINELIQILINIINNAKEAFLNLPQERAQANRWQILITALLQNGERAITLENNAGNIDKAAINKIFKPHFTTKKSGSGLGLYMSKVIAEKNNARIYAQNINNGVVFTIKFKNS is encoded by the coding sequence GTGAAGTCCAAATTTAAATTTATCGTCCTGCTGCTCGTCGTTTTGTACGGCGCCATTACCGTTTTGGTTTTTAACTTTTACCGCGACCTTGCGCTAAAAGACGCCAAGCAGGAGGCCGTTTACGTGCTAGATGCGATGAATGGCATACGCGACTACATCTCTACCGTCCAGCGCCCGCTCATAGATGAGTTAAAAGATCACGGCGTCATAGACAAAGACCTTTTTGACCCCAGACTTATGTCCTCATCCTATATAGCTCGTCAAATTTACAAAATCCAGCTCACTAAAAAAAACATAAACTACGACTACAGGCTAACGGCGACGAATCCGCTAAATCCCGAACACGAAGGCACAGAATTTGAAAATGAAATTTTAGAAGGGTTTAAGGAGGGCAAATACGAGGTCTACTCTGACGTAATCAAAGACCAAAACGCCTCGTACTTTTTCGTCGGCCTTCCTATCAAAAACTCCCACCCGTCCTGCGTCGAGTGCCACAACATAAACAGCGCGCCTAAAAAAATGCTCGAACAATACGGAAATTTAAATAATTTCGAGGGCAAGGTCGGCGACACGATAGCGATGGTGAGCTTTAAAATCCCGGTAAAAAGCATTTTGCTCTATCATAAACAGGAGTTTATCGTTAGCGGCGTGGCGATCACGGCGATCTTTGCGGCGTTTTTATTTTTTGTTTATAAAATCCACAAAAGCAACGAAAAAACCAAGTTGCAAAACGAGCTTTTGATGATAAATCAAAGTCGCCTGGCCTCGATAGGTGAAATGATCGGAAATATCTCGCACCAGTGGCGCCAGCCTCTAGCCCAGATCAGCTCGACTCTGGTAAATTTGGAACTTTACTCCGAGCGAGGCAAGCTAAGCGAGCAGAGGCTAAAAGAGGCCATCGAGGAGGCAAACGAGCAGGTCAAATTTATGTCTGACACCATCGAGGACTTTAAAAATTTCTTTAATCCAAATATGCCAAAGAGCGAATTTGACGCAAAGCAGGCCATAGAGCAGGCTTGTAAAATTTTAAACGCGACACTCAAAAAACACGTCATAGACGTAAAAGTCGAGATAAAAGAAAATTTTACACTTTACGGCAACATAAACGAACTTATTCAAATTTTAATTAACATTATAAATAATGCCAAAGAAGCATTTTTAAATCTGCCGCAAGAGCGGGCGCAAGCAAACAGATGGCAAATTTTAATAACCGCCCTTTTGCAAAACGGCGAGCGCGCGATCACGCTCGAAAATAACGCCGGCAATATAGATAAAGCCGCGATAAATAAGATTTTCAAGCCGCATTTTACTACGAAAAAGTCGGGTAGTGGGCTTGGACTATATATGAGCAAGGTAATAGCCGAAAAAAATAACGCCCGAATTTACGCGCAAAATATAAATAATGGCGTAGTATTTACTATTAAATTTAAAAATTCATAA
- a CDS encoding cytochrome c3 family protein — protein MRNLSKTLLGLLMGVSVFASQACCEEHNMQMSQQARDVIANPKGTLQSRGVISLQDYIVEEQEMYEWLFKNHPIFTKYGGKTVGKLDVHDRGLEWLAEGHGFDMSKASKRDGGKGYSSMMYRIPAGSSLQFPNKFIGSEKCGECHPAQYEVWSRSRHATTIRFPGEHPEVNNNLTDPVFSPDTASILPQGITPDVIYATVGHLRTKFGYVDAWLLRGTYHVEGGLLRDGTGQVVAGGNQFQRTWALNLTPETVKKIKDFVPDFPETLADYGDNGGYVRGLASYAAKYKKSMFFQANGSYCEVCHPFKFDFKTKKEFYAALGNAKELQKHTISKGVSCEECHGAGGHLDGATNFRTSNCERCHQRFNYSLDLARANPLNQGKLDLSLSSKFKSMGPGCGSEGSQSYFTAHYDKGMRCTTCHDPHDNTGPVVGDKTIKGVNYNSEQGYLSALYTKPKIRKDCQDCHKEQAYIASRADTHKDNTCASCHMPFMMSCENFYAIQFQDNAGFDTQRRSHIWKIDVDPARKSLVAGDAAKGPRDAKDWHFQRDKNGHNFVDLMWACARTSWADKDMQDTKGCHSPVLSELKPTLHFKNQKQVYDEVMGWQTPVKNDFSQVKIGIEGLYAILETKKLSPSDKTRVYELIEKAQDTVDLLQKDGSWGMHGFKYTKQRLDASKEYIKEAQRIINNNL, from the coding sequence ATGAGGAATTTAAGTAAAACCTTATTAGGTTTGCTTATGGGCGTTAGCGTCTTCGCATCGCAAGCCTGTTGCGAAGAACACAACATGCAGATGTCTCAACAAGCGCGAGACGTCATAGCAAACCCAAAAGGTACGCTTCAAAGTAGAGGCGTAATATCCTTGCAAGACTACATCGTAGAAGAGCAAGAGATGTATGAGTGGCTGTTTAAAAACCACCCGATTTTCACAAAATACGGCGGTAAAACAGTCGGTAAACTAGATGTTCACGACCGTGGACTTGAGTGGCTTGCCGAAGGTCACGGCTTTGACATGTCAAAAGCTAGTAAAAGAGACGGCGGTAAAGGCTACAGCTCTATGATGTATAGGATACCTGCTGGTTCGTCTTTGCAGTTTCCTAACAAATTCATAGGATCCGAAAAGTGCGGCGAGTGCCACCCTGCACAGTACGAAGTATGGAGCAGATCGCGCCACGCCACTACTATCCGCTTCCCTGGCGAGCACCCTGAGGTTAACAACAACCTAACTGATCCGGTATTTAGCCCAGATACCGCGTCCATCTTGCCTCAAGGCATTACTCCAGATGTTATTTACGCAACAGTAGGACACCTAAGAACCAAATTCGGCTACGTAGATGCATGGCTTCTACGCGGAACCTATCACGTAGAGGGCGGCTTACTACGAGATGGCACCGGTCAAGTCGTAGCCGGCGGTAACCAGTTCCAAAGAACTTGGGCGTTAAATTTAACTCCTGAAACAGTTAAGAAAATCAAAGATTTTGTTCCTGATTTCCCAGAAACTCTAGCCGACTACGGCGATAACGGCGGATACGTCAGAGGTCTAGCCTCATACGCGGCTAAATACAAAAAGTCAATGTTCTTCCAAGCAAACGGCTCTTACTGCGAAGTTTGCCACCCGTTCAAATTTGACTTTAAAACCAAGAAAGAGTTCTATGCGGCTCTTGGTAATGCCAAAGAGCTTCAAAAACACACTATCTCTAAAGGCGTAAGCTGTGAGGAGTGTCACGGAGCCGGCGGTCACCTTGACGGAGCTACAAACTTTAGAACTTCAAACTGCGAACGCTGTCATCAAAGATTTAACTATAGCCTAGACCTAGCTCGCGCTAATCCTCTAAATCAAGGCAAGCTTGACCTATCTCTAAGCTCTAAATTTAAATCAATGGGACCAGGATGCGGATCTGAGGGTTCACAATCATACTTTACCGCTCACTACGATAAAGGTATGCGCTGCACCACTTGCCACGATCCTCACGATAACACAGGTCCGGTTGTAGGCGATAAGACTATCAAGGGCGTAAACTATAACTCAGAGCAAGGCTACCTAAGTGCGCTTTACACCAAACCAAAAATCAGAAAAGATTGTCAAGATTGCCACAAAGAGCAAGCATATATCGCTTCTAGAGCCGATACGCACAAAGATAACACTTGCGCATCTTGCCACATGCCATTCATGATGAGCTGCGAGAACTTCTACGCTATCCAGTTCCAAGACAACGCTGGATTTGATACTCAAAGAAGATCTCACATCTGGAAGATTGACGTAGATCCTGCTAGAAAATCTCTAGTTGCGGGCGACGCGGCTAAAGGACCAAGAGACGCTAAAGATTGGCACTTCCAAAGAGATAAAAACGGACACAACTTCGTTGACCTTATGTGGGCGTGCGCTAGAACATCTTGGGCCGATAAAGATATGCAAGATACTAAAGGCTGCCACAGCCCGGTACTATCTGAGCTAAAACCTACCCTACACTTCAAGAACCAAAAACAGGTTTACGACGAAGTAATGGGATGGCAAACTCCTGTTAAAAACGACTTCTCTCAAGTCAAAATCGGTATCGAGGGACTTTATGCTATCTTAGAAACTAAGAAACTAAGCCCTAGCGATAAGACAAGAGTTTATGAGCTAATCGAAAAGGCGCAAGACACAGTTGACTTGCTACAAAAAGACGGCTCATGGGGTATGCACGGCTTTAAATATACAAAACAAAGACTCGACGCTTCTAAAGAGTACATCAAAGAAGCCCAAAGAATCATAAACAACAATTTATGA
- a CDS encoding FKBP-type peptidyl-prolyl cis-trans isomerase N-terminal domain-containing protein: MRFKLSKNPILALCLTAGCVLCASAADKEAMTQEQKESYSIGISTGTYISAQLKKQESLGVKFDSKSILDGFADAFKKEQKLTDEEIISLLNQRDEKLNKLTQDALKKALEKNLKEGEEFMAKNAKNKKVKTTKSGLQYEVIAVGDGDKPRPESVVALNYKAYLINGKVFDETYSRNEPAILSMVNLIDGLQEGLMMMNGNSKYKFVIPSHLAYGDEGADEIPGGSTLIFEVELVKALKPGELAGAAKKLSETQPQNFHGAHSHGSSVGR, translated from the coding sequence ATGCGTTTTAAACTTAGCAAAAACCCGATTTTAGCTCTTTGCCTAACGGCCGGTTGCGTCTTGTGCGCTAGTGCGGCGGATAAAGAGGCGATGACGCAAGAGCAAAAAGAATCATACAGCATCGGAATCTCAACCGGAACATATATCTCCGCACAACTAAAAAAACAAGAAAGCCTAGGCGTTAAATTTGACAGCAAGTCCATTTTAGACGGCTTTGCAGACGCCTTTAAAAAAGAACAAAAACTAACGGACGAAGAAATAATCTCCCTACTCAATCAGAGAGACGAAAAATTAAATAAGCTAACCCAAGACGCGCTAAAAAAAGCGCTTGAAAAAAATTTAAAAGAGGGCGAAGAATTTATGGCGAAAAACGCCAAAAACAAAAAGGTCAAAACGACTAAATCAGGGCTTCAGTACGAAGTCATAGCTGTCGGCGACGGCGATAAGCCAAGACCTGAGAGCGTAGTCGCGCTAAACTATAAAGCTTACCTCATAAACGGCAAAGTTTTTGACGAAACGTACTCTAGAAACGAGCCTGCGATCCTTTCTATGGTAAATTTAATAGACGGCCTACAAGAAGGCCTCATGATGATGAACGGCAACTCAAAATATAAATTCGTCATCCCGTCTCACCTAGCTTACGGAGACGAGGGCGCAGACGAGATACCGGGCGGCTCGACGCTGATTTTTGAAGTCGAGCTAGTAAAGGCGCTAAAACCTGGCGAGCTAGCCGGCGCAGCCAAAAAACTAAGCGAAACTCAGCCGCAAAATTTCCATGGCGCACATAGCCACGGAAGTAGCGTTGGTAGATAA
- a CDS encoding 4Fe-4S dicluster domain-containing protein encodes MKEQNTRRMFFKFLASGAAVAGATSVLGKSINLDAQTENGKKPHYGMIFDQNKCVGCTDCEVACKKVNLVPKGQMRLFIQDKTDPLNLKEKRYVRVSCQQCEDAPCVTVCPTKACHKDEKTGITTMNTDDCIACKYCIVACPYDVRFINHETRAAESCNFCLDTNLKDGHEPACIEACRYEAIVFGDLNDENSHISQLLRVKDSLRMHPECGTKPSLRYIPAVKLGV; translated from the coding sequence ATGAAAGAGCAAAATACAAGAAGGATGTTTTTTAAATTCCTTGCTTCAGGCGCGGCGGTTGCGGGAGCGACTAGCGTACTGGGCAAGAGTATAAATTTAGACGCCCAAACGGAAAACGGCAAAAAGCCGCACTACGGCATGATCTTTGATCAGAACAAATGCGTCGGCTGCACCGACTGCGAGGTCGCCTGTAAAAAGGTAAATTTGGTCCCAAAAGGCCAGATGAGGCTTTTTATCCAGGACAAAACCGATCCGCTAAATTTGAAAGAAAAGCGCTATGTTAGAGTATCTTGTCAGCAGTGCGAGGACGCGCCGTGCGTGACCGTATGCCCGACAAAAGCCTGCCACAAGGACGAAAAAACCGGCATCACGACGATGAATACCGACGACTGCATCGCCTGTAAATACTGCATCGTAGCCTGTCCTTACGACGTGCGCTTTATAAATCACGAAACAAGAGCCGCAGAGAGCTGCAACTTCTGCTTGGATACGAATTTAAAAGACGGTCACGAGCCAGCCTGCATCGAGGCGTGCAGATACGAGGCGATCGTATTTGGCGATCTAAACGACGAAAACTCGCACATCAGCCAGCTACTTCGCGTAAAAGACAGCCTGCGTATGCATCCTGAGTGCGGCACGAAGCCGAGCCTGCGCTATATTCCTGCGGTTAAATTGGGGGTGTGA
- the nrfD gene encoding NrfD/PsrC family molybdoenzyme membrane anchor subunit, with amino-acid sequence MNGAINFTATFSHGVEWGWPIAVYLLLAGMSGGALIVAILVKFYKKQTESTPLFKAASLLSFVTILLGMVCLVADLERPLLFWKILINYNFTSVMSVGVAALCVYIPLSFVACLYAFEDCLREFLTRNLSFLKGLFTLVMKILNALRPLLLALTLVFAVAICAYTGFLISVLVRFPILNTAVLPALFVASGLSAGIAGSSLIAALFFKADPHGGDLKILHAVEWPVLAMEILLIGMIFVSLITGSDVQKAASVAFSEGVYAQLFWLGVVGVGFCVPLVLNFALGKKIAHTAFAFYVSALASMVGVLLLRMFILYAGQTYDIIM; translated from the coding sequence ATGAATGGAGCTATAAATTTCACTGCGACCTTCTCGCACGGCGTAGAGTGGGGCTGGCCGATAGCGGTTTATCTTTTGCTAGCGGGCATGAGCGGCGGCGCTTTGATCGTCGCGATCCTCGTCAAATTTTACAAAAAACAGACCGAAAGCACGCCGCTCTTTAAGGCTGCGTCGCTACTATCTTTCGTCACGATTTTACTCGGTATGGTCTGCCTGGTAGCCGACTTAGAGCGGCCGCTACTTTTCTGGAAAATTTTGATTAATTACAACTTCACCTCGGTTATGTCCGTGGGCGTTGCGGCGCTTTGCGTCTATATTCCGCTTAGCTTTGTGGCTTGCCTTTATGCGTTTGAAGATTGCCTAAGAGAGTTTTTGACGCGCAATCTTAGCTTTTTAAAAGGTCTTTTCACGCTCGTAATGAAAATTTTAAACGCGCTTCGACCGCTACTTCTTGCGCTTACGCTTGTTTTTGCGGTTGCGATCTGCGCATATACGGGCTTTTTGATCTCAGTTTTAGTTAGATTTCCTATCCTTAATACCGCCGTTTTACCTGCGCTTTTCGTGGCGTCTGGCTTATCGGCAGGCATCGCAGGCTCAAGCCTCATAGCCGCGCTTTTCTTTAAAGCAGACCCGCACGGCGGCGATCTTAAAATTTTACACGCGGTCGAGTGGCCGGTTTTAGCGATGGAAATTTTACTAATCGGCATGATTTTCGTTTCGCTAATCACTGGCAGCGACGTACAAAAAGCTGCAAGCGTTGCCTTTAGCGAGGGCGTTTACGCTCAGCTATTTTGGCTCGGCGTCGTGGGCGTAGGATTTTGCGTACCGCTGGTTTTAAATTTCGCACTGGGCAAAAAGATCGCTCACACCGCGTTTGCGTTCTATGTCAGCGCGCTTGCCAGCATGGTCGGAGTATTACTTCTTAGAATGTTTATACTATACGCAGGGCAAACTTACGATATAATAATGTAA
- the ccsA gene encoding cytochrome c biogenesis protein CcsA, producing the protein MGVNLFRFLTSYKFALCLLFILAAGAGVATFLESIYDTQTAKILVYEARWYECVMSALALCLLGIIIKTKMWRRFGSFVLHVAFIVIFIGAALTRYLGAEGVLHVRAGESGNEMVSVKPFLQIRTKDAFFEYPLNLTQIGDNNFSFTQSINSKNFTVKFDSYKPAPKGERGTLVVKAGFEGQREQTAKIHGGVGWLGEPSMLNFDGEEIMLSWGSKLVSLPFSIKLIKFELERYPGSQSPSSYSSEVEALSDAGEILTRYKIYMNHPLNLQGFKLFQSSYDADEQGTVLEVNRDPGKIPTYIGYFLLCVGVIGNFFTKNSRFLKLINFIKNSRFSLVAAFIALGFLNFNANAAEQNESEILKTFAANTAAHANGEFAKLLVQDYAGRIKPLSTEAGEIVNKISGTDSLYGLSAEQIILGMNLNPALWQEIKIVKIKNGEIKKMLNLSGDYASFRDAFDSNGEYKLAAQVEAANEKPLSKRGTLDNDLIKFDERLNIAYLTFKGTFFKFIPVANDPQHAWLSPNDAFGDERVDTNAKSILNDYITGLQEGIDSNDWSRADSALAALRNYQRTASAEILPSVSRVDAEVFYNRASVFKKLVYFYWILGFAALLLGLASVFLSKRILPIERTILAAFALGFALHTAALALRWYVSGHAPWSDSYESMIYIGWSGALAGMIFFRRSLLALAAAALLAGIVMLVAHMSFVNPQITNLVPVLKSYWLSIHVSVITASYGFLGLGCVLGLIALGLMAFKNKSNEARLNEQIRYIAAINEASLIIGLCLLTLGNFFGGIWANESWGRYWGWDSKETWSYVSILVYAIALHLRFIPKLNSLYVFLITSVFSYASIAMTYFGVNFYLTGMHSYASGDLPPVHISVYIALGCMLLITALAFRGRDVKTI; encoded by the coding sequence TTGGGCGTAAATTTATTTAGATTTTTAACTTCTTACAAATTTGCGCTCTGCCTCCTCTTTATCCTAGCCGCAGGCGCTGGCGTCGCGACCTTTTTAGAGAGCATCTACGACACTCAAACGGCTAAAATTTTAGTCTATGAGGCGCGCTGGTATGAGTGCGTCATGAGCGCGCTTGCGCTTTGCTTGCTCGGCATAATCATAAAAACCAAAATGTGGCGCCGATTTGGCTCCTTCGTACTTCACGTTGCATTTATCGTTATCTTTATCGGCGCGGCGCTGACGCGTTATCTGGGCGCTGAGGGCGTACTGCACGTAAGAGCGGGCGAGAGCGGAAACGAGATGGTGAGCGTAAAACCGTTTTTACAAATACGCACCAAAGACGCATTTTTCGAGTATCCGCTAAATTTAACCCAAATCGGCGATAATAACTTTAGCTTCACGCAAAGTATAAATTCCAAAAACTTCACCGTCAAATTTGACTCCTATAAACCAGCACCCAAAGGCGAGCGCGGTACTCTCGTAGTAAAAGCTGGCTTTGAGGGGCAGCGCGAACAAACAGCCAAAATCCACGGCGGCGTAGGCTGGCTAGGCGAGCCTAGTATGCTAAATTTTGACGGCGAGGAGATAATGCTAAGCTGGGGCTCAAAACTAGTTAGCTTGCCGTTTTCGATAAAGCTTATTAAATTTGAGCTCGAACGCTACCCAGGCTCGCAAAGCCCGTCCTCATACTCTAGCGAAGTAGAGGCGCTTTCGGACGCTGGCGAGATTTTAACGAGATATAAAATTTACATGAATCATCCGCTAAATTTGCAAGGCTTTAAGCTATTTCAGTCCTCCTATGACGCGGACGAGCAAGGCACGGTGCTAGAGGTTAATCGCGATCCGGGCAAAATTCCGACCTACATCGGATATTTCTTGCTTTGCGTCGGAGTCATCGGCAACTTTTTTACTAAAAACAGCCGATTTTTAAAGCTCATAAATTTTATCAAAAATAGTCGCTTTTCTCTCGTCGCAGCATTTATCGCGCTTGGTTTTTTAAATTTTAACGCAAACGCGGCCGAGCAAAACGAGAGCGAGATTTTAAAAACTTTCGCCGCAAACACCGCCGCTCACGCTAACGGCGAATTTGCAAAGCTTCTCGTGCAAGACTACGCGGGCAGGATAAAGCCGCTTAGCACGGAAGCGGGCGAAATCGTAAATAAAATCTCCGGCACAGACTCGCTTTACGGTCTAAGCGCCGAACAAATCATTCTCGGAATGAATCTAAATCCCGCACTCTGGCAAGAGATAAAAATCGTCAAAATAAAAAACGGCGAAATAAAAAAGATGTTAAATTTGAGCGGAGATTACGCGAGTTTCAGAGATGCGTTTGACTCAAACGGCGAGTATAAGCTAGCCGCGCAGGTCGAAGCCGCGAACGAAAAACCTCTATCAAAACGAGGCACGCTCGATAACGACCTCATCAAATTTGACGAGCGGCTAAACATCGCGTATCTCACGTTTAAGGGCACGTTTTTTAAATTTATCCCGGTAGCAAACGACCCGCAACACGCGTGGCTCTCGCCAAACGACGCCTTTGGCGATGAACGAGTCGATACCAACGCAAAAAGTATACTAAACGACTATATAACAGGCCTACAAGAAGGCATCGATAGCAATGACTGGAGTAGGGCCGACTCCGCGCTAGCTGCGCTAAGAAACTATCAGCGCACGGCTTCGGCGGAAATTTTACCTAGCGTTAGCAGGGTCGATGCCGAGGTATTTTATAACCGCGCTTCGGTGTTTAAAAAACTGGTTTATTTCTACTGGATTTTGGGCTTTGCCGCGCTTTTACTAGGGCTTGCTTCGGTGTTTTTATCAAAACGGATTTTACCGATTGAGCGAACTATTTTAGCGGCGTTTGCGCTGGGATTTGCCCTGCATACGGCGGCTTTAGCTCTACGATGGTACGTCTCAGGACACGCGCCTTGGAGCGATAGCTACGAATCGATGATCTATATCGGCTGGTCAGGAGCTCTAGCGGGGATGATATTTTTTAGGCGTTCGTTGCTTGCGCTTGCGGCGGCGGCGCTGCTAGCTGGCATCGTGATGCTAGTAGCTCACATGAGCTTCGTAAATCCGCAGATAACAAATTTAGTCCCGGTACTAAAGTCGTATTGGCTCAGTATCCATGTCTCGGTTATCACTGCTAGCTACGGATTTTTAGGCCTTGGCTGCGTGCTGGGTCTTATCGCGCTAGGACTCATGGCGTTTAAAAATAAATCCAACGAGGCGAGACTAAACGAGCAGATCAGATATATCGCAGCGATAAATGAAGCAAGTCTAATCATTGGTCTTTGCTTGCTAACGCTTGGAAATTTCTTCGGCGGGATTTGGGCGAACGAGAGCTGGGGGCGCTACTGGGGCTGGGATAGCAAGGAGACGTGGTCGTACGTCTCGATCCTAGTTTACGCGATCGCGCTGCATCTGCGCTTTATACCGAAGCTAAATTCGCTCTACGTATTTTTGATCACATCGGTGTTTTCTTATGCCTCGATAGCGATGACTTATTTTGGCGTAAATTTTTATCTAACGGGCATGCACTCTTACGCCAGCGGAGATTTGCCGCCGGTGCACATTAGCGTCTATATCGCGCTTGGATGCATGCTTTTGATAACAGCGCTAGCATTTAGAGGGCGCGACGTAAAAACGATTTAA
- a CDS encoding tetratricopeptide repeat protein, with the protein MYKKLLLAAVLCASANAGFIQEGMQAQQSGDHKKLIEIYEKACHEENKASGCYNLAVVYFEGTGGVEKNYEKAINLYQKACNAKFALACNNLGYIYESGNGATQDFAKAAAYYEKACQDDEGCTALGLLYANGAGVKTDIKKAISLYTKACNYGDMMGCNNLGYLHLEGMGVEKDYSKAKSFYEKACAGGVGIGCDNLGFLYAFGQGTEQDYAKAKEFYEKSCNLNYNKGCNNLAIMYAEGKGVKEDAEKAREIFTKSCNNGLKEACENLEILGKH; encoded by the coding sequence ATGTATAAAAAACTACTACTGGCGGCGGTTTTATGCGCTAGCGCAAACGCGGGCTTTATCCAGGAGGGCATGCAAGCTCAGCAAAGCGGCGACCATAAAAAGCTGATAGAAATCTACGAGAAAGCCTGCCACGAGGAAAACAAGGCTTCGGGCTGCTACAACCTTGCAGTGGTGTATTTTGAAGGCACGGGCGGCGTGGAGAAAAATTACGAAAAGGCGATAAATTTATACCAAAAAGCTTGCAATGCCAAATTTGCGCTTGCCTGCAACAACCTAGGCTACATCTACGAAAGCGGCAACGGCGCGACTCAGGACTTTGCTAAAGCCGCCGCATATTACGAGAAAGCCTGCCAAGATGACGAGGGTTGCACCGCACTAGGACTTCTTTACGCAAACGGCGCAGGCGTCAAAACTGATATCAAAAAAGCCATCTCGCTCTACACCAAAGCCTGCAACTACGGCGATATGATGGGATGCAACAACCTAGGCTACCTGCACCTTGAGGGCATGGGCGTAGAAAAAGACTACTCTAAAGCAAAATCATTTTACGAAAAGGCTTGCGCGGGCGGCGTGGGTATCGGCTGCGACAACCTCGGCTTTTTATATGCATTCGGTCAAGGCACGGAGCAAGACTACGCCAAAGCTAAAGAATTTTACGAAAAATCTTGCAACCTAAACTACAACAAAGGCTGCAACAACCTAGCCATAATGTACGCCGAGGGTAAAGGAGTAAAAGAGGACGCGGAAAAAGCACGTGAAATTTTCACCAAAAGCTGTAACAATGGCCTAAAAGAGGCTTGCGAGAATTTAGAAATTTTGGGGAAACATTGA
- a CDS encoding nitrous oxide reductase accessory protein NosL: MILRSILGSALLAALMFGAEANEQAGKMKPMFQSVDPSKATLVGSGEDKEYCAVCGMNLVKFYKTNHVYNGKQVASLHCLYELTEGKIPSDAQVVDTKNLNLIDANKAFYVVGSKIGGTMTRNSKYAFSTEADAKEFQAENGGEIMDFAKAYEIAGQDFEGDNKMIKAKREGGVYAHGKEFYEANCEKVDPKSFKAISELKAHLKKVCDAKGASKAPEYDKHLQAAALYLWDAPANLGAGDQASKSKQKTQKAERIVVPKGARCPVCGMLIGKNPQWATMMKTGKEELYFDGVKDMMKYYFEKGKKDDQIFVSDYYKLNKIDARTAYYVTGSNVLGPMGNELIPFASEEDAKTFAKDHGGKQIVKFDEITTLLVERLM; the protein is encoded by the coding sequence ATGATTTTACGTTCTATTTTGGGTTCGGCGCTACTGGCGGCGCTAATGTTTGGCGCCGAAGCAAACGAACAAGCCGGCAAAATGAAGCCGATGTTTCAAAGCGTGGATCCAAGCAAAGCTACGCTCGTAGGAAGCGGCGAGGATAAAGAGTATTGCGCCGTTTGCGGGATGAATTTGGTTAAATTTTACAAAACAAACCACGTATATAACGGCAAGCAAGTAGCATCGCTACACTGCCTATACGAACTAACGGAGGGAAAAATCCCAAGCGACGCGCAGGTCGTAGATACGAAAAATCTAAATTTGATCGATGCAAATAAAGCCTTTTACGTCGTCGGTAGCAAGATCGGCGGCACGATGACTAGAAACAGCAAATACGCCTTCTCAACCGAGGCCGACGCAAAAGAGTTTCAAGCCGAAAACGGCGGCGAGATAATGGACTTTGCCAAAGCATACGAGATCGCGGGACAGGACTTTGAGGGCGATAACAAGATGATAAAAGCTAAACGCGAGGGCGGCGTTTATGCGCACGGTAAAGAATTTTACGAAGCAAACTGCGAGAAAGTCGACCCAAAAAGCTTTAAAGCCATCTCAGAGCTAAAAGCTCACCTCAAAAAAGTTTGCGACGCAAAGGGCGCTAGCAAAGCTCCTGAATACGACAAACACCTACAAGCAGCAGCTCTATATCTATGGGACGCACCGGCAAATTTAGGCGCGGGCGATCAAGCCTCAAAATCTAAGCAAAAAACGCAAAAAGCCGAGAGAATCGTCGTGCCAAAAGGCGCTCGCTGCCCGGTTTGCGGTATGCTAATCGGCAAAAACCCGCAGTGGGCGACGATGATGAAAACAGGCAAAGAGGAGCTTTACTTTGACGGCGTAAAGGATATGATGAAGTATTATTTCGAAAAAGGCAAAAAAGACGATCAAATTTTCGTTAGCGACTACTACAAGCTAAACAAAATCGACGCCAGAACCGCCTACTACGTAACCGGCTCAAATGTACTCGGACCTATGGGCAACGAGCTCATACCGTTTGCCAGCGAAGAGGACGCTAAGACCTTCGCTAAAGATCACGGCGGCAAACAGATCGTCAAATTTGACGAGATCACGACTCTTTTAGTAGAGAGGCTGATGTGA